A section of the Oryza sativa Japonica Group chromosome 1, ASM3414082v1 genome encodes:
- the LOC4325563 gene encoding cytochrome P450 710A1, which translates to MVDSLLYGLLDLRMAAPLLAAAVALYVLVEQLSYHRKKGSLPGPPLVVPFIGSATHMIRDPTGFWEMQAARARKSGVGFTADFLAGKFTIFIRDSELSNRVFANVRPDAFFVIGHPFGKKLFGDHNLIYLFGDDHKDLRRRMATNFTPRALSTYAAIQQRGIVSHLRRWLDRSAANGGKAEPIRVPCRDMNLETSQTVFAGPYLTEEARERFKSDYNLFNVGLLAFPVDLPGLAFRRARQAVARLVRMLRDCARESKARMRAGGEPECLVDYWMQETVREIDEAKAAGLPPPAHISDDEEIGGFLFDFLFAAQDASTSSLCWAVSALDSHPDVLARVRAEVASLWSPDSGEPITADKIAEMKYTKAVAREVVRHRPPATLMPHIALQNFQLTESYTIPKGTLVLPSMYESSFQGFHDPDAFDPERFFSEARREDVVYKRNFLAFGAGPHQCVGQRYALNHLVIFMALFVSLVDFRRERTEGCDVPVYMPTMVPRDGCVVYLKQR; encoded by the coding sequence ATGGTGGACTCGCTGCTATACGGGCTCCTAGACCTGCGCATGGCGGCGCCATTGCTTGCAGCTGCCGTGGCGTTGTACGTCCTTGTCGAGCAGCTGTCCTACCACCGCAAGAAAGGGTCCCTGCCAGggccgccgctcgtcgtgcCGTTCATCGGCAGCGCCACGCACATGATCCGCGACCCGACCGGGTTCTGGGAAATGCAGGCTGCTCGCGCTAGAAAGTCCGGCGTTGGGTTCACCGCCGACTTCCTGGCCGGCAAGTTCACGATCTTCATCCGCGACTCGGAGTTGTCCAACCGCGTCTTCGCGAACGTCCGCCCCGACGCCTTCTTCGTCATCGGCCACCCGTTCGGCAAGAAGCTCTTCGGCGACCACAACCTCATCTACCTGTTCGGCGACGACCACAAGGACCTGCGCCGCCGTATGGCGACCAACTTCACGCCGCGCGCGCTCTCCACCTACGCCGCCATCCAGCAGCGCGGCAtcgtctcccacctccggcGGTGGCTCGACCGGAGCGCCGCCAACGGCGGCAAGGCCGAGCCGATACGGGTGCCCTGCCGCGACATGAACCTCGAGACCTCGCAGACGGTGTTCGCGGGGCCGTACCTCACCGAGGAGGCGAGGGAGAGGTTCAAGAGCGACTACAATCTCTTCAATGTAGGCCTCTTGGCCTTCCCCGTTGACCTGCCGGGGCTCGCGTTCCGGCGTGCGAGGCAAGCCGTGGCGAGGCTGGTGCGCATGCTCCGCGATTGCGCGAGGGAGAGCAAGGCGCGGATGCGCGCCGGCGGTGAGCCAGAGTGCCTCGTGGACTACTGGATGCAGGAGACGGTGCGGGAGATCGACGAGGCCAAGGCGGcggggctgccgccgccggcgcacatctccgacgacgaggagatCGGGGGCTTCCTCTTCGACTTCCTCTTCGCGGCGCAGGACGCGtccacctcctccctctgctGGGCCGTGTCCGCGCTGGACTCCCACCCGGACGTGCTCGCCCGCGTGCGCGCCGAGGTGGCCTCCCTCTGGTCCCCCGACTCCGGCGAGCCCATCACCGCCGATAAGATCGCCGAAATGAAGTACACAAAGGCTGTTGCTCGCGAGGTGGTCCGGCACCGCCCACCGGCGACGCTGATGCCACACATCGCCTTGCAGAACTTCCAGCTGACGGAATCGTACACGATCCCTAAGGGCACCCTGGTGCTCCCGTCGATGTACGAGTCGTCGTTTCAGGGGTTCCATGACCCCGACGCGTTCGACCCGGAGCGCTTCTTCTCGGAGGCGCGGAGGGAGGACGTGGTGTACAAGCGCAACTTCCTCGCGTTCGGCGCCGGCCCGCACCAGTGCGTCGGTCAGCGGTACGCGCTCAACCACCTCGTCATCTTCATGGCGCTCTTCGTCTCCCTCGTCGACTTCCGGCGTGAGAGGACGGAGGGCTGCGACGTGCCGGTGTACATGCCGACCATGGTGCCGAGGGACGGCTGCGTCGTCTACCTCAAGCAGCGCTGA
- the LOC107280813 gene encoding LOW QUALITY PROTEIN: uncharacterized protein (The sequence of the model RefSeq protein was modified relative to this genomic sequence to represent the inferred CDS: substituted 3 bases at 3 genomic stop codons) encodes MDFYDDDDDDNLITEWWDQEELSDDDDYYIVAALLTDIEHKRTKRKRRGSVPAREIIHRDRFAGNLRIVADYFADPPVYNAKLFRRRFRMSRELFLRIVASVEAHDDYFRQRPNAMGLLGATALQKVYGAIRMLAYDIPADSLDEVVRISESTMIEAFKHFVKAVVDVFSDQXLRAPTAEDTVKLLAINTPRGFPGMLGSIDCMHWRWKNCPTGWKGQYSGHVDGPTMILEAVASKDLWIWHSFFGLPGFLNDINVLQRSPLFQRLTSGTAPELEFMVNGKKYTIGYYLADGIYPSRATFVKTISNPQGNKRIHYAKVQEGVRKDVERTFGVLQARFAMVRGPARFWDTETLWYIMTACVIMHNMIIENERDEDVDFDXDQEDSEVLRKEEXQRRNKHVLEKFLKIHKEIEDRQVHEQLRDDLVEHLWALHGAR; translated from the exons ATGGacttctacgacgacgacgacgacgacaatcTCATTACCGAATGGTGGGATCAAGAGGAGTTATCTGACGATGATGACTACTACATTGTAGCTGCTCTTCTTACGGACATAGAGCATAAGAGGACCAAAAGAAAGCGTCGTGGTTCAGTCCCAGCTCGTGAGATAATTCATAGGGACAGGTTTGCTGGCAATTTGCGCATAGTGGCTGATTATTTTGCAGATCCTCCTGTATATAATGCAAAATTATTTAGGAGGAGGTTCAGAATGTCAAGGGAGCTCTTCTTGCGCATCGTGGCTAGTGTGGAGGCTCACGATGACTACTTCAGGCAGAGACCGAATGCAATGGGTCTTCTCGGTGCTACTGCACTACAGAAGGTGTATGGTGCAATTCGCATGCTTGCATATGATATTCCAGCCGATAGTCTTGATGAAGTCGTGAGGATTTCAGAGAGCACCATGATAGAAGCTTTTAAGCACTTTGTCAAGGCTGTGGTAGATGTGTTTTCTGATCAGTAATTGAGGGCACCAACTGCTGAGGACActgtgaa GTTGTTGGCTATAAACACTCCAAGGGGGTTCCCAGGGATGCTAGGTTCTATTGACTGTATGCATTGGAGGTGGAAGAATTGCCCAACAGGCTGGAAAGGACAATACTCAGGGCATGTGGATGGGCCAACCATGATTCTTGAAGCTGTTGCATCTAAAGATTTGTGGATTTGGCATTCCTTCTTTGGACTACCAGGTTTTCTTAATGATATCAATGTACTACAGAGATCACCACTCTTTCAAAGGCTTACATCAGGGACAGCTCCAGAGTTGGAGTTTATGGTGAATGGAAAGAAATACACCATTGGTTACTATCTTGCTGATGGCATATACCCTTCTCGGGCCACTTTTGTGAAGACCATTTCCAATCCACAAGGTAATAAGAGAATACATTATGCAAAAGTTCAAGAAGGAGTGAGAAAGGATGTTGAAAGAACATTTGGTGTTCTACAAGCCCGCTTTGCAATGGTCAGAGGCCCTGCTAGATTTTGGGATACAGAGACCCTATGGTACATAATGACAGCTTGTGTAATTATGCACAACATGATCATTGAAAATGAGCGAGATGAAGATGTAGACTTTGACTAAGATCAGGAGGACAGTGAGGTGTTGAGGAAGGAGGAATAGCAACGACGTAATAAACATGTGTTAGAGAAGTTTCTAAAGATACATAAAGAAATTGAAGACCGGCAGGTACATGAGCAACTTCGAGATGATCTTGTGGAACATTTGTGGGCGCTTCATGGTGCTCGGTAG
- the LOC4325564 gene encoding cytochrome P450 710A1, with protein MAAVVDFLDLRAAAPFVVAALAFYFLVEQLSYHRKKGPLPGPPLVVPFVGSVAHMIRDPTGFWDAQAARARKSGAGLAADFLIGRFVVFIRDSELSHRVFANVRPDAFHLIGHPFGKKLFGDHNLIYMFGEDHKDLRRRIAPNFTPRALSTYAAIQQRVILSHLRRWLDRSAANGGKAEPIRVPCRDMNLETSQTVFAGPYLTKEAREKFERDYNFFNVGLMALPVDLPGFAFRSARLGVARLVRTLGECARASKARMRAGGEPECLVDFWMQETVREIDEAKAAGKPPPAHTDDEELGGFLFDFLFAAQDASTSSLCWAVSALDSHPDVLAGVRAEVASLWSPESGEPITAEKIAEMKYTQAVAREVVRHRPPATLVPHIAGEEFQLTEWYTIPKGTIVFPSVYESSFQGFPEPDTFDPERFFSEARREDVVYKRNFLAFGAGPHQCVGQRYALNHLVLFMALFVSVVDFRRDRTEGCDEPVYMPTIVPRDSCTVYLKQRCAKFPSF; from the coding sequence atggcggcggtggtggactTCCTGGacctgcgggcggcggcgccgttcgTGGTGGCCGCGCTGGCGTTCTACTTCCTGGTCGAGCAGCTGTCCTACCACCGCAAGAAGGGCCCGCTGCCTGGCCCGCCGCTCGTCGTGCCGTTCGTCGGCAGCGTCGCGCATATGATCCGCGACCCGACCGGGTTCTGGGACGCGCAGGCGGCGCGCGCCAGGAAGTCCGGCGCGGGGCTCGCCGCCGACTTCCTGATCGGCCGGTTCGTCGTTTTCATCCGCGACTCCGAGCTGTCCCACCGGGTCTTCGCCAACGTTCGCCCCGACGCGTTCCACCTCATCGGCCACCCGTTCGGCAAGAAGCTCTTCGGCGACCACAACCTCATCTACATGTTCGGCGAGGACCACAaggacctccgccgccggatcgCGCCCAACTTCACGCCGCGCGCGCTCTCCACCTACGCCGCCATCCAGCAGCGCGTCAtcctctcccacctccggcGGTGGCTCGACCGGAGCGCCGCCAACGGCGGCAAGGCCGAGCCGATTCGGGTGCCCTGCCGCGACATGAATCTCGAGACCTCGCAGACGGTGTTCGCGGGGCCGTACCTCACCAAGGAGGCGAGGGAGAAGTTCGAGAGGGACTACAATTTCTTCAATGTCGGCCTCATGGCCCTCCCCGTTGACCTGCCGGGGTTCGCATTCCGGAGCGCGAGGCTGGGCGTGGCGCGGCTGGTGCGCACGCTCGGCGAGTGCGCGCGGGCGAGCAAGGCGCGGatgcgcgccggcggcgaaccAGAGTGCCTCGTCGACTTCTGGATGCAGGAGACGGTGCGGGAGATCGACGAGGCCAAGGCAGCGGGGAAGCCGCCTCCGGCGCacaccgacgacgaggagctcggGGGCTTCCTGTTCGACTTCCTCTTCGCGGCGCAGGACGCGtccacctcctccctctgctGGGCCGTGTCCGCGCTGGACTCCCACCCGGACGTGCTCGCAGGCGTGCGCGCCGAGGTGGCCTCCCTCTGGTCCCCGGAGTCCGGCGAGCCCATCACCGCCGAGAAGATCGCGGAGATGAAGTACACTCAGGCCGTAGCTCGCGAGGTGGTCCGGCACCGGCCACCGGCGACGCTGGTGCCGCACATCGCCGGCGAGGAGTTCCAGCTGACGGAGTGGTACACGATCCCCAAGGGCACCATCGTGTTCCCGTCGGTGTACGAGTCGTCGTTCCAGGGGTTCCCCGAGCCGGACACGTTCGACCCGGAGCGCTTCTTCTCGGAGGCACGGAGGGAGGACGTGGTGTACAAGCGCAACTTCCTCGCGTTCGGCGCCGGGCCGCACCAGTGCGTCGGGCAGCGGTACGCGCTCAACCACCTCGTCCTATTCATGGCGCTCTTCGTCTCCGTCGTGGACTTCCGGCGAGACCGGACGGAGGGCTGCGACGAGCCGGTGTACATGCCGACCATCGTGCCGAGGGACAGCTGCACCGTGTACCTCAAGCAGCGATGCGCCAAGTTCCCATCTTTCTGA
- the LOC4325565 gene encoding basic leucine zipper 2 encodes MAQLPPKIPTMATAWPEFGGGHHHHAAHGHHHQRSPSMGAFLAAPLPPFPLPPPAPANGGAQQQQQQQQHQPSWVDEFLDFSATKRGAHRRSVSDSVAFLDPVSDDNAGVGAHDFDRLDDDQLMSMFSDDLQPPPPQQQPAAPAASASSPSDHNSMNDEKQDKGETDEAQSECDGATPGQPASPATVDPKRVKRILANRQSAQRSRVRKLQYISELERSVTSLQTEVSALSPRVAFLDHQRSLLTLGNSHLKQRIAALAQDKIFKDAHQEALKKEIERLRQIYHQQSLKNAESQPADAAPVRGRDNADLIGSEGAAAAAPCPHS; translated from the exons ATGGCGCAGCTGCCGCCCAAGATCCCAACCATGGCGACAGCTTGGCCGGAGTTCGGGGGCGGGCACCATCACCATGCTGCCCACGGCCACCATCACCAGCGCAGCCCCTCCATGGGGGCGTTCCTCgcggcgccattgccgcccttcccgctcccgccgccggcgccggcgaacggcggggcgcagcagcagcagcagcagcagcagcatcagccgTCCTGGGTCGACGAGTTCCTCGACTTCTCGGCGACCAAGCGCGGCGCGCACCGTCGCTCTGTGAGCGACTCCGTGGCCTTCCTCGACCCCGTTTCCGACGACAATGCCGGCGTCGGGGCGCACGACTTCGACCGCCTCGACGACGACCAGCTCATGTCCATGTTCTCCGACGACCTGCAGCCGCCTCCACCGCAGCAACAGCCTGCCGCGCCCGCGGCgagcgcgtcgtcgccgtcggacCACAACAGCATGAATGACGAGAAGCAAGACAAGGGCGAGACAGATGAGGCGCAGAGCGAGTGCGACGGCGCCACGCCCGGGCAGCCGGCCTCCCCCGCCACCGTCGATCCCAAGCGCGTCAAGAG GATCTTGGCGAACCGGCAGTCCGCGCAGCGGTCGCGCGTGCGGAAGCTGCAGTACATCTCGGAGCTGGAGCGCAGCGTCACGTCGCTCCAG ACGGAGGTGTCGGCGTTGTCACCGCGCGTCGCGTTCCTCGACCACCAGCGCTCGCTGCTGACGCTGGGCAACAGCCACCTCAAGCAGCGCATCGCCGCCCTCGCGCAGGACAAGATCTTCAAAGATG CTCATCAGGAGGCACTGAAGAAGGAGATAGAGAGGCTGCGGCAAATCTACCACCAGCAAAGCCTCAAGAACGCGGAATCCCAACCGGCGGACGCGGCCCCGGTCCGCGGCCGCGACAATGCCGACCTGATCGGCAGCGAGggggccgccgcggccgcgccatgCCCGCACTCGTGA